One genomic window of Dunckerocampus dactyliophorus isolate RoL2022-P2 chromosome 7, RoL_Ddac_1.1, whole genome shotgun sequence includes the following:
- the ebag9 gene encoding receptor-binding cancer antigen expressed on SiSo cells, with product MAITQFRLFKICTCLATLLSFFKRLLCRSGRGRKLSGDQITLPTTVDFSSSAPKQSAQPEVEEWSSWDEDAPTSIKIEGGNGNVPPPPSEVDEEPDYFKDMAPTIRKTQKIVLKKREPLNYMVPDGSAGFSSRLAASQDMMTFGAPSAELGEMDNWQEDTNAWEDESDATWEAEEVLRQQKLAEREKRSMEQQRKKMEKEAQRMMKKEQKMAVKLS from the exons ATGGCCATCACTCAGTTTCGTCTGTTTAAGATCTGCACATGCCTAGCCACTTTGCTGTCTTTCTTTAAGAGATTGCTCTGCAG AAGTGGAAGGGGCCGGAAGCTGAGTGGTGATCAAATAACTCTCCCAACAACAGTGGATTTTTCTTCATCTGCACCAAAACAG TCTGCACAGCCTGAGGTTGAAGAATGGAGTTCATGGGATGAAGACGCACCCACAAGTATTAAAATTGAAGGTGGTAATGGAAACGTCCCCCCTCCACCCAGTGAAGTAGATGAAGAACCTGACTACTTCAAAGACATGGCGCCAACAATTAGGAAAACACAAAAG ATAGTGTTAAAGAAAAGGGAGCCTTTGAACTACATGGTGCCAGACGGCTCAGCTGGTTTCTCCAGCAGACTGGCAGCCTCTCAGGATATGATGACCTTTGGTGCACCCTCA GCGGAGCTGGGCGAAATGGACAATTGGCAGGAGGACACCAATGCCTGGGAGGATGAGTCTGATGCCACCTGGGAAGCAGAAGAAGTGCTCAG ACAACAGAAGCTGGCTGAGAGAGAAAAACGGTCCATGGAACAGCAGAGAAAGAAGATGGAGAAGGAGGCTCAAAGGATGATGAAGAAAGAGCAGAAGATGGCTGTCAAGCTTTCATAA